A section of the Deinococcus taeanensis genome encodes:
- a CDS encoding DUF4139 domain-containing protein, translating into MKSAFSTVLTVAAALATTTAHAADLRIYPSFSEVREPITASTTTLNITLPLDTWQNILSGSLDLDGLSFTQAIQKQEANWLSSLEGKTVYLKRDGKTEPVTLIRARDLLVKDAQGRYFNARYEELQFDTLPPTNAQAPTQSVTYTLAQPGKGTLSYLTRAVTWTPRYTLKASAAGAQLGALADIRNTTEQAYEVQNTELYAGDVNVQNQQEAGYMMRDVAMAAPITTSAPAPKIESQGELRGLYRYALTTPFTLPANSVVTLPFLTPKLTTFDRYAGLNTYFGTEPRDGHLGRSYRLKADQRLPGGPLTVREEGRIVGQTTIPETREGGSVDFTLGEDPDLAYTRSVQQTAQIRDAKGNVTKTTYRVTYAFESSKDRAVRAEVTERVGGRLIIIDSAAPVKNQGVATLKVDVPAKSKISRSFTVVIDNS; encoded by the coding sequence ATGAAAAGCGCCTTCTCTACCGTTCTCACCGTCGCTGCCGCCCTCGCCACCACTACCGCTCACGCCGCCGACCTGCGCATCTACCCGAGCTTCAGTGAGGTCCGTGAGCCCATCACCGCCAGCACCACCACCCTGAACATCACCCTGCCGCTCGACACCTGGCAGAACATCCTCAGCGGCAGCCTCGACCTGGACGGCCTGAGCTTCACGCAGGCCATTCAGAAGCAGGAAGCCAACTGGCTGAGCAGCCTCGAAGGCAAGACCGTGTACCTGAAACGCGACGGCAAAACCGAACCTGTCACGCTGATCCGCGCCCGCGACCTGCTCGTGAAAGACGCCCAGGGCCGCTACTTCAACGCCCGCTACGAAGAACTGCAGTTCGACACCCTGCCCCCCACCAACGCCCAGGCCCCCACGCAATCCGTCACGTACACCCTGGCGCAACCCGGCAAGGGCACCCTGAGCTACCTGACCCGCGCCGTCACCTGGACCCCGCGCTACACCCTGAAAGCCAGTGCGGCCGGCGCGCAACTGGGCGCCCTGGCGGACATCCGGAACACCACCGAACAGGCCTACGAGGTTCAGAACACTGAACTGTACGCCGGGGACGTGAACGTCCAGAACCAGCAGGAAGCGGGGTACATGATGCGTGACGTCGCCATGGCCGCGCCCATCACCACCTCGGCACCTGCCCCGAAAATTGAGAGTCAGGGCGAACTGCGCGGCCTGTACCGCTACGCCCTCACCACCCCGTTCACCCTGCCTGCCAACAGCGTCGTGACCCTGCCGTTCCTCACGCCCAAGCTCACCACGTTCGACCGCTACGCGGGACTGAACACCTATTTCGGAACGGAACCCCGCGACGGCCACCTGGGCCGGTCCTACCGCCTGAAAGCGGACCAGCGTCTTCCCGGCGGCCCCCTGACCGTCCGCGAGGAAGGGCGCATCGTCGGCCAGACCACCATCCCTGAAACGCGCGAAGGCGGCAGCGTCGATTTCACCCTCGGTGAAGATCCCGACCTCGCCTACACCCGCAGCGTTCAGCAGACCGCGCAGATCAGGGACGCCAAAGGCAACGTCACCAAAACCACCTACCGCGTGACCTACGCCTTCGAAAGCAGCAAGGACCGCGCCGTGCGCGCCGAAGTGACCGAACGCGTCGGCGGGCGCCTCATCATCATCGACAGTGCCGCGCCCGTGAAAAACCAGGGCGTCGCCACCCTGAAGGTCGACGTTCCAGCCAAGAGCAAGATCAGCCGCAGCTTCACGGTGGTCATCGACAACAGCTGA
- a CDS encoding ABC transporter ATP-binding protein: MTAMTTQGRRVMPATGDTLLDVQNLEKYFPIRGGLLSRVVGNVKAVNDVSFKIGRGEVVGLVGESGSGKTTAGRAILRLIEPTGGQVLFNGTDITKLSKGQMRDYRREMQIIFQDPFASLNPRMTVSDIIGEAMQIHNLHPGKQRIDRIAELLQKVGLRPEHMRRYPHEFSGGQRQRIGIARALAVDPAFIVADEPVSALDVSIQAQVVNLLQDLQEELGLTVLFIAHDLAVVEYICDRIIVMYLGRVMEIAPSRELNSNPKHPYTEALLSAAPVPDPTVKRQRIILEGDIPSPINPPSGCVFRTRCRYAIAECANVVPELREVSPGHFKACIRDDIL; the protein is encoded by the coding sequence ATGACCGCCATGACCACTCAGGGCCGCCGGGTGATGCCCGCGACAGGCGACACGCTGCTGGACGTTCAGAACCTCGAGAAGTACTTCCCGATCCGCGGCGGCCTGCTGTCACGCGTGGTGGGGAACGTTAAGGCCGTCAACGACGTGTCCTTCAAGATCGGGCGCGGCGAAGTGGTCGGCCTGGTGGGTGAATCCGGCTCCGGCAAGACCACCGCCGGCCGCGCCATCCTGCGCCTGATCGAACCCACCGGCGGGCAGGTGCTGTTCAACGGCACCGATATCACCAAGCTCTCCAAAGGGCAGATGCGTGACTACCGCCGCGAGATGCAGATCATCTTCCAGGATCCCTTCGCGTCCCTGAACCCGCGCATGACCGTGTCGGACATCATTGGGGAAGCCATGCAGATCCACAATCTGCACCCCGGCAAGCAGCGCATCGACCGCATCGCCGAACTGCTCCAGAAGGTGGGGCTGCGCCCCGAGCACATGCGCCGCTACCCGCACGAGTTCAGCGGCGGCCAGCGTCAGCGCATCGGTATCGCGCGCGCCCTGGCGGTGGACCCGGCGTTCATCGTGGCCGATGAGCCGGTCTCGGCGCTGGACGTGTCGATTCAGGCGCAGGTCGTGAACCTGCTGCAGGACCTGCAGGAAGAACTGGGCCTGACCGTGCTGTTCATCGCGCACGACCTCGCGGTCGTGGAGTACATCTGCGACCGGATCATCGTGATGTACCTGGGCCGCGTGATGGAAATCGCGCCCAGCCGCGAACTGAACAGCAACCCGAAACACCCGTACACCGAGGCGCTGCTGTCGGCGGCGCCGGTGCCGGACCCGACGGTGAAACGCCAGCGGATCATTCTGGAAGGGGATATTCCCAGCCCGATCAATCCGCCGTCGGGCTGCGTGTTCCGCACGCGCTGCCGGTACGCGATTGCCGAGTGTGCCAACGTGGTGCCGGAACTGCGCGAAGTCAGCCCCGGGCACTTCAAGGCCTGTATCCGCGACGACATTCTCTGA
- a CDS encoding ABC transporter ATP-binding protein, producing the protein MTHEGEVLLAVNGLKTYFSTDDGVVKSVDGVTFHIKKGETLAVVGESGSGKSVTSLSVMRLIPSPPGKIVEGEILFTGKDGTRKDLVHLSEADMRKIRGNDISMIFQEPMTSLNPVYTVGDQIAEAVMLHQAKNKKDAMGVATDMLRFVGIPAPEKRVHEYPHQMSGGMRQRVMIAMALSCNPALLIADEPTTALDVTIQAQILDLMRKLQKDIGMSILFITHNLGVVAEMADRVVVMYGGRVVEEGDVIEIFKAPRHPYTMGLLNSIPRPGEVVQVPGQPKGRLEAIPGNVPNPLNLPPGCAFEPRCKFAVPDCSKAVPALEDTGHGHMARCIRWREFEQTQREVTA; encoded by the coding sequence ATGACCCACGAGGGTGAAGTCCTGCTGGCCGTGAACGGCCTCAAAACGTACTTCAGCACGGACGACGGCGTCGTGAAAAGCGTTGACGGCGTTACGTTCCATATCAAGAAAGGTGAAACGCTGGCCGTCGTCGGTGAGTCCGGCTCCGGGAAGAGCGTCACCAGTCTCAGCGTCATGCGCCTGATCCCCAGCCCTCCGGGCAAGATCGTGGAAGGCGAAATCCTCTTCACCGGCAAGGACGGCACCCGCAAGGACCTCGTTCACCTGAGTGAAGCGGACATGCGCAAGATCCGCGGCAACGACATCAGCATGATCTTCCAGGAGCCCATGACCAGCCTCAACCCCGTCTATACGGTCGGGGATCAGATTGCTGAAGCGGTCATGCTGCACCAGGCCAAGAACAAAAAAGACGCCATGGGTGTCGCCACCGACATGCTGCGCTTCGTGGGCATCCCCGCCCCCGAGAAACGCGTGCACGAGTACCCGCACCAGATGTCCGGCGGGATGCGTCAGCGCGTGATGATCGCCATGGCGCTGTCGTGCAACCCGGCCCTGCTGATCGCGGACGAACCGACCACCGCGCTCGACGTGACGATCCAGGCGCAGATTCTGGACCTGATGCGCAAGTTGCAGAAGGACATCGGCATGAGCATCCTGTTCATCACGCACAACCTGGGCGTGGTGGCCGAGATGGCCGACCGCGTCGTGGTCATGTACGGCGGACGCGTGGTGGAAGAAGGGGACGTGATCGAGATTTTCAAGGCGCCCCGTCACCCGTACACCATGGGCCTCCTGAACAGCATTCCCCGCCCCGGCGAGGTCGTGCAGGTTCCCGGGCAGCCCAAGGGCCGCCTGGAGGCCATTCCCGGCAACGTGCCCAACCCCCTGAACCTGCCTCCCGGCTGCGCCTTCGAGCCGCGCTGCAAGTTCGCTGTTCCTGACTGCTCCAAGGCCGTCCCGGCCCTGGAAGATACCGGCCATGGCCACATGGCCCGCTGCATCCGCTGGCGCGAATTCGAGCAGACGCAGCGCGAGGTGACCGCATGA
- a CDS encoding ABC transporter permease, with translation MTTTAPTTRQKARALGQSQFSVAWQQFQKNRLAQAGGLMLIVLYVMAIFAPFIAPDALSSYSTSNITRFHPPTPIEFRDPDTGALTRPYVFKYTQQLNMDTFVNEFKPSGERCPLYFGVRGASYKILGFIPGNLHLFGTNKEECSVYLFGGEDLGRDLFTRTMYASQISLTIGFGAVIITTLIGLMMGAMAAYFGGVVDILIMRLVEVLAAIPYLFLLLLLRSVFPRDINPILALYMILGILAFIGWGGLARVTRGHLLSVREQDFVSAAKSLGASDQRIMWRHMLPTLTTYVIVTTSLAIPSFILLESGLSFLGIGAVEPYASWGSLLKAAQDGGLSSLNTRPWVLIPGFFIVFTVMCFQLLGDGLRDAFDPRKRS, from the coding sequence ATGACCACCACTGCACCCACCACCCGCCAGAAAGCCAGGGCGCTCGGACAGTCACAGTTCTCCGTTGCCTGGCAACAGTTCCAGAAGAACCGCCTCGCGCAGGCCGGTGGCCTGATGCTGATCGTGCTGTATGTCATGGCGATCTTCGCGCCGTTCATTGCTCCCGACGCGCTGTCGTCATACTCAACGAGCAACATCACCCGCTTCCACCCACCCACCCCCATTGAGTTCCGCGATCCCGACACCGGCGCCCTCACGCGGCCCTACGTGTTCAAGTACACCCAGCAGCTGAACATGGATACGTTCGTCAACGAGTTCAAGCCCAGCGGGGAACGCTGCCCGCTGTACTTTGGCGTGCGCGGCGCCAGCTACAAGATCCTGGGTTTCATTCCCGGCAACCTGCACCTGTTCGGCACCAACAAGGAAGAGTGCAGCGTGTACCTCTTCGGGGGCGAGGACCTGGGCCGTGACCTGTTCACCCGCACCATGTACGCCTCGCAGATCAGCCTGACCATCGGGTTCGGCGCCGTGATCATCACCACCCTGATCGGCCTGATGATGGGCGCCATGGCTGCCTACTTCGGCGGCGTCGTGGACATCCTGATTATGCGGCTCGTCGAGGTGCTGGCCGCTATTCCTTACCTGTTCCTGCTGCTTCTGCTGCGCAGCGTGTTCCCCCGCGACATCAATCCCATCCTGGCGCTGTACATGATCCTGGGCATCCTGGCCTTCATCGGCTGGGGCGGCCTGGCCCGCGTGACGCGCGGGCATCTACTCAGCGTCCGCGAGCAGGACTTCGTCTCGGCCGCCAAGAGCCTCGGCGCCAGCGACCAGCGCATCATGTGGCGGCACATGCTCCCCACCCTGACCACCTACGTGATCGTCACGACCAGCCTCGCCATCCCCAGCTTCATCCTGCTGGAGTCCGGCCTGAGCTTCCTTGGCATTGGGGCAGTTGAACCGTACGCGTCGTGGGGCAGCCTGCTGAAAGCCGCACAGGACGGCGGCCTGAGCAGCCTGAACACCCGGCCCTGGGTGCTGATTCCCGGCTTCTTCATCGTCTTCACGGTGATGTGCTTCCAGTTGCTTGGTGACGGCCTGCGAGATGCGTTCGATCCTCGCAAGCGCTCCTGA
- a CDS encoding ABC transporter permease: MIPFLLRRLVQSIPTLLLASLLIFFVIQLAPGDFLTPAKLNPNISPEALAALERNFGLDRHPVEQYFLWLRNMVLNLDLGLSFSYQQPVLDVIKPRIANSMYLVLLSTLLFYAIAIPIGVYGAVRQNSLGDKSVNVILYFLLGFPSFFVALIVIYFILKMRTATGWEIPINGMTSNGFDSMTSTQKILDIAKHILIPAIILAITDAAGLTRVIRGQMLEVMRSDYIRTARAKGVSERTAIWKHTFRNAILPIVANIGGLLPSAVAGAGFIEVVFAYPGMTPMILEAINAQDLYLIAGFTVITTVLLVIGNVLSDILLAVVDPRIKVG; encoded by the coding sequence ATGATCCCATTCCTCCTGCGCCGATTGGTGCAGTCCATTCCCACCCTGCTCCTGGCCAGCCTCCTGATTTTCTTCGTGATCCAGCTGGCCCCCGGCGACTTCCTGACCCCGGCCAAACTCAACCCGAACATCAGCCCCGAGGCGCTCGCGGCCCTGGAACGCAACTTCGGCCTCGACCGCCATCCCGTCGAGCAGTATTTCCTGTGGCTGCGGAACATGGTTCTCAACCTTGATCTGGGGCTGTCCTTCTCGTACCAGCAGCCCGTGCTGGACGTCATCAAACCGCGCATCGCCAACTCCATGTACCTCGTGCTGCTCTCGACGCTGCTGTTCTACGCCATCGCCATTCCTATCGGCGTGTACGGCGCCGTGCGGCAAAATTCTCTGGGTGACAAAAGTGTCAACGTCATCCTGTACTTCCTGCTGGGCTTCCCGAGCTTCTTCGTGGCGCTGATCGTTATCTACTTCATCCTGAAGATGCGCACCGCCACCGGCTGGGAGATCCCCATCAACGGCATGACCAGCAACGGCTTTGACAGCATGACCAGCACGCAGAAGATCCTTGACATCGCCAAACACATCCTGATTCCCGCCATCATCCTGGCTATCACTGATGCCGCCGGACTGACCCGCGTGATCCGCGGCCAGATGCTGGAAGTCATGCGCTCGGACTACATCCGCACCGCGCGCGCCAAGGGCGTCAGCGAACGCACCGCCATCTGGAAGCACACCTTCCGCAACGCCATCCTGCCCATCGTGGCGAACATCGGCGGCCTGCTGCCCAGTGCAGTAGCCGGGGCCGGTTTCATCGAGGTCGTCTTCGCCTATCCCGGCATGACCCCCATGATCCTCGAGGCCATCAACGCGCAGGACCTGTACCTGATCGCCGGTTTCACTGTCATCACCACTGTCCTGCTCGTGATCGGCAACGTCCTGAGCGACATTCTCCTCGCGGTCGTCGATCCGCGCATCAAGGTTGGTTGA
- a CDS encoding ABC transporter substrate-binding protein, which produces MKKILALALALTVGAATAQSAFVWPAAWTAEQNTTNKRGGELRLSAISDFKTMNPFTSAEADSIPTRMATGSGLFTQDPRNDEFIPYMATGAPVVSNNNKRFVVKIRQGMKFSDGQAITADDWISTYKIHTDDKVGSNSRDTFFLIGKPITVKKLDNYTLQFDFPQPSASALSIMSYAPWPDHVFGKAYREGGADAIKKMWGLGTNPSQIVSPGMWVVESYRAGERTVFKKNPNWGDWNKDSRGQELPYLNNLSVRIVSDANAALAAFLAGQIDIVGMRNADDLAQSKKAIDAGSLKAFLKPNVSPQATSQWIVFNWNKASDPAKQKLFRDVRFRRAMSHIANRQAMVQLALGGLGSETYFSTYPIFKQQLEAGLAAGAPQYKYNLAEATKLLAQVGYTKKNAQGYLVDKAGKVLEFNLSTNAGNTVREQLGRIFADEAKKVGVKVNFTPIDFNSLVGQLTAKGENRPFDAILLGLSGGSNIWSFGSNVVPCGTNLHSYNNPTDGKCATSQEQLMTKLYYQGDAELNDAKRRAIGGQLMKVEGELQPVIYLVGGNYHVAFNERLGGEFAANMMDAYYGQRFQALTFIK; this is translated from the coding sequence ATGAAGAAAATCCTTGCCCTTGCTCTCGCGCTGACCGTCGGCGCCGCAACAGCCCAGTCCGCCTTCGTCTGGCCCGCCGCCTGGACCGCTGAGCAGAACACCACGAACAAACGCGGCGGTGAACTGCGCCTGTCGGCCATCAGCGACTTCAAGACCATGAACCCCTTCACCAGCGCCGAAGCGGACAGCATCCCCACCCGCATGGCGACTGGCAGCGGCCTGTTCACGCAGGATCCCCGCAACGACGAGTTCATCCCTTACATGGCCACCGGCGCACCCGTGGTCAGCAACAACAACAAGCGCTTTGTGGTCAAGATCCGCCAGGGCATGAAGTTCAGCGACGGTCAGGCCATCACGGCTGACGACTGGATTTCCACCTACAAGATCCACACCGACGACAAGGTCGGCAGCAACAGCCGCGACACCTTCTTCCTGATCGGCAAGCCCATCACGGTCAAGAAGCTCGACAACTACACCCTGCAGTTCGACTTCCCTCAGCCCAGCGCCAGTGCCCTGAGCATCATGAGTTACGCGCCCTGGCCTGACCACGTGTTCGGCAAGGCCTACCGCGAAGGCGGCGCCGACGCCATCAAGAAGATGTGGGGCCTGGGCACCAACCCCAGCCAGATCGTCAGCCCCGGCATGTGGGTCGTCGAGTCCTACCGCGCCGGCGAGCGCACCGTGTTCAAGAAGAACCCCAACTGGGGCGACTGGAACAAGGACAGCCGGGGCCAGGAGTTGCCCTACCTGAACAACCTCTCCGTGCGCATCGTCTCCGACGCCAACGCCGCTCTCGCCGCCTTCCTGGCCGGTCAGATCGACATCGTCGGCATGCGCAACGCCGACGACCTGGCCCAGAGCAAGAAGGCCATTGACGCCGGAAGCCTCAAGGCTTTCCTCAAGCCCAACGTCAGCCCCCAGGCCACCAGCCAGTGGATCGTGTTCAACTGGAACAAGGCCAGCGATCCCGCCAAGCAGAAGCTCTTCCGTGACGTGCGTTTCCGCCGCGCCATGAGCCACATCGCCAACCGTCAGGCCATGGTTCAGCTGGCCCTGGGTGGCCTGGGCAGCGAGACTTACTTCAGCACCTACCCCATCTTCAAGCAGCAGCTCGAAGCCGGCCTCGCCGCCGGGGCGCCCCAGTACAAGTACAACCTCGCCGAAGCCACCAAACTGCTCGCGCAGGTGGGCTACACCAAGAAAAACGCGCAGGGGTACCTGGTCGACAAGGCCGGTAAGGTTCTTGAATTCAACCTCAGCACCAACGCCGGGAACACCGTGCGTGAACAGCTCGGCCGCATCTTCGCGGACGAAGCCAAGAAGGTCGGCGTGAAGGTCAACTTCACCCCCATCGACTTCAACAGCCTGGTCGGCCAGCTGACCGCCAAGGGCGAGAACCGTCCCTTCGACGCAATTCTGCTGGGCCTGTCCGGCGGCAGCAACATCTGGAGCTTCGGCAGCAACGTCGTGCCTTGCGGCACCAACCTGCACTCGTACAACAACCCCACCGACGGGAAGTGCGCCACCAGCCAGGAGCAGCTGATGACCAAGCTGTACTACCAGGGCGACGCGGAACTGAACGACGCCAAGCGCCGCGCCATCGGCGGGCAGCTCATGAAAGTCGAGGGTGAACTCCAGCCCGTCATCTACCTCGTGGGCGGCAACTACCACGTGGCCTTCAACGAGCGTCTGGGTGGCGAATTCGCCGCCAACATGATGGACGCCTACTACGGCCAGCGCTTCCAGGCCCTGACCTTCATCAAGTAA
- the secG gene encoding preprotein translocase subunit SecG has product MILTLFIVLFALVCVGLVFFVLLQVPKQAGLSASMASGGSLLGGRGVEGGLIRITSVLGGFFMLLALLINLVSR; this is encoded by the coding sequence ATGATTCTGACCCTGTTCATCGTTCTGTTCGCCCTGGTCTGTGTCGGGCTGGTGTTTTTCGTGCTTCTGCAGGTCCCCAAGCAGGCTGGCCTGTCCGCGAGCATGGCGTCGGGTGGTTCACTGTTGGGTGGACGCGGGGTCGAGGGTGGCCTCATCCGCATCACGAGCGTACTGGGCGGGTTTTTTATGCTGCTGGCGCTGCTTATCAACCTTGTGTCCCGCTGA
- a CDS encoding metal-binding protein has product MPSGRVHNLINIAAYSVLAAGALVAVRQQWLVVTPVQALNFSLAYAAGTFLLSPDLDLAEGKVDSKRHWGILGVLWVPYGMLFSHRGWSHSWVIGPLTRLAYVALIGLLLVGILKFVAPGVSLPQMPQPLSLKVTVPLVLGYYLSQWLHLMADGVRPDHGLRKGYRRVRGR; this is encoded by the coding sequence GTGCCCAGTGGACGTGTTCACAACCTGATCAATATCGCGGCGTACAGCGTGCTCGCTGCCGGAGCGCTGGTGGCCGTGCGGCAGCAGTGGCTGGTGGTGACCCCCGTGCAGGCGCTGAACTTCAGCCTGGCGTACGCCGCCGGGACGTTCCTGCTGTCCCCGGACCTGGATCTCGCTGAAGGCAAGGTGGACAGCAAACGGCACTGGGGCATCCTCGGGGTGTTGTGGGTCCCGTACGGCATGCTGTTCAGTCACCGGGGCTGGTCCCACTCCTGGGTGATTGGCCCCCTGACCCGCCTGGCATATGTGGCCCTGATCGGGCTGCTGCTCGTGGGGATTCTCAAGTTCGTCGCGCCGGGCGTGTCCCTGCCGCAGATGCCGCAGCCTCTCAGCCTGAAGGTGACGGTGCCGCTGGTACTCGGGTACTACCTGAGTCAGTGGCTGCACCTGATGGCCGATGGGGTGCGGCCGGACCATGGACTGCGAAAAGGCTACCGGCGCGTCCGTGGACGCTGA